A region of the Anopheles cruzii unplaced genomic scaffold, idAnoCruzAS_RS32_06 scaffold00490_ctg1, whole genome shotgun sequence genome:
TCCCCGCGGGTCCGCACGGTTGTACGTTTGTGTTTGTCTCGTTTTGTGTCCCCATGTCACCGTGGTGCAGTTTTAAGAACAGCAAAAGTGGggctgaaaaaaaaacccgctaGTAGTTGACCGACGCCTGTAACGAttgggttcggttttcgggtATCAGTTCCAGCTAACGTTCCTTCTCGCGGCTTCCAGCTTGTTGCTAGGCCAGACCGTTTTCCTCTCTACTCTGTAGCGCAGCGAatccggtggtgctggtgctcgagTGTGTAAGCCCATTTGCTGTTGCCGATTACCCGTTGGAACACAGTTTTCCAAGCAGCAGTTAGTTTGTTTTGCACCCAAACGCCCAAACATTCGATTGGTTGcgccaaagttttccttcgaGCCAACCCGGCCGATTAAGCGACACAAGTGAACAAGTGGGCAGTCGAGCAGCGCATTGGCAGCAAAGAGCGGTAGTGTTGGATTCGATTGCAGCTTTGAAGGTGCCCCTCAGGAGAAAGCAAATTGACCGGACAGTGTTTGGACAGCAACATCCTACGGCACTAGCGATGAACGTCGATGAGTACCGCAGGCGAGGTGAGTGCTGGAGAAAAATCGGACAATTAATTGTGTAATTAGAAGGGACACGGATCGCCATTGCGGCGCTAATGCGACGGGAAATGGGCAACACCTGACACCCCTTTTAGCATTATTGTCCGCGTGTCCTCTGGAGGCGTTTGTTGCGTAATCACACGTACCTGAAAGTCGAACTTAATTCGAGCAGAAAATCCCAATTTCTGACTATTTGAGTTGTTTCGAGCAATTTCCATGCTAAAAACCTCAGTAAAAGACAAACTATCTCAACGCAACCATTCAGACTTCCCAGTCGCAGGACTTGGGGCACAGAATTTGAAAATTTGGAATTCGTGTAATCCTCCCATTGCTTCTAACGCGTCGAAGCCCCGGTCGCTAAAGCGATAAACGGCAATCGGCCATTTGCGAAGGATAAGCTTAAGCCGTGTCAAATCAAACATCGACACTGAATCAATTTAGAATCCTTTGTCGCCGTccgtcgggtcggtcggtcgggttccgGGCGGGTTGTGTAAATTTATAGCTCCCAGTAATGAAGTCGTTTACgtgcccggggcccggggttgCAGGGAAGGAGATGGTCGACTACATCGCGGACTATCTGGAGAACATACGCGAGCGGCGCGTTTTCCCGAACGTCCAGCCGGGCTACATGCGAACGCTGGTGCCGGAGTCGGCCCCGGTCGAGGGCGAGCCGTGGCCTTGCATCTTCGACGACATCGAGCGGGTCCTTATGCCGGGCGTAACGCACTGGCAGAGCCCTCGGATGCACGCGTACTTTCCGGCGCAGAATTCGTACCCGTCGCTGCTCGGCGACATGCTGGCCGACGGGATCAATTGCCTCGGGTTTACTTGGGTAAGTGCGCGCCTGCTGAGGACTCAATCGGGCCTACTGACGGGACTTCCCTTCCGCTCGCCGCAGGCTTCGTCGCCGGCCTGCACCGAGCTGGAGATCATCGTGATGAACTGGCTGGGCAAGATGATCGGGCTGCCGGACGACTTCCTGCACCTGACGCCGAACAGCAAGGGGGGCGGCGTGATCCAGACGACGGCCAGCGAGGCGACGCTCGTgtcgctgctggccggccgcaccCAGGCGATCCAGCGCTTTCACGACCACACGCCCGGCCTGAACGATGCCGAAATCAACGCCAAGCTCGTGGCGTACACGTCGGACAATGCGCACTCCAGCGTCGAGAAGGCGGCCCTAATCGGATTAGTGCGGATGCGGTTCATCGAGCCGGACGAGCGGCTCAGCCTCCGCGGTGCCCCGTTGCAGGAGGCCATCGAGGAGGACATCCAGCAGGGCTTGATACCGTTCTGGGTAAGTGCGCCGCTCGAAAGTGTGTACCAAGGCCATCTCGAGAGCGAGGGAGCAAAAGAACCGCCGGAGTAATGGAGCAATCTGCTTAGGAAGTTTTCGCTATCCCGTACGTCCTCTGGGATCTCATTAGCCACTAGTTGACAGTTCAGACGTCACAAGcggtgcctgctgctgttgctgccgagTGCTCCGTGGCCACAGTGCTCCAGAAGTTGGCAGTTTTCTAATCTTTTACAGCGTTCTTCGAGAGTCATGTGTTTCAATGGTCAACTGTTGGCCAGTGGAGTAAGGGACCTTTGTTAGGGCTTTTCCCGACAGTCGATTGTCTAGAGCGAAGGGTCTTTTTAACTATTAggatttttaaataattcttgcggtt
Encoded here:
- the LOC128276095 gene encoding histidine decarboxylase-like, encoding MVDYIADYLENIRERRVFPNVQPGYMRTLVPESAPVEGEPWPCIFDDIERVLMPGVTHWQSPRMHAYFPAQNSYPSLLGDMLADGINCLGFTWASSPACTELEIIVMNWLGKMIGLPDDFLHLTPNSKGGGVIQTTASEATLVSLLAGRTQAIQRFHDHTPGLNDAEINAKLVAYTSDNAHSSVEKAALIGLVRMRFIEPDERLSLRGAPLQEAIEEDIQQGLIPFW